GAGCGGCTTCAGGTCTTTCGAGTTGACGAATTCGAGCACCGCGTCCTGATCGTCGAAATGGCCGAGCTTGCGTTCCTCACGGCCGATGCGGCCACGGATTTCCGGCATCAGCCGGGCGCCGATGGCACGGCGTTCGGCAAGGGGCAGGCTCTTGGCGACAGCACCGCCGAAAATCGTCCTGCCTTCGGTCTGCGCAGCAAACCATTCGATCGCCTTGTTGATGATGGCTAGCGTCAGCTCGTAACACGCCTTGGCGTCGTTATCCCAGGTGAACAGGCCGTGACTTTCCAGCACCACGCCCTTGGCCTTGGGGTTGGCCTTGACGAAAGCTTCGAGATCGAGACCGAGCTGGAAACCGGGGCGACGCCAGGGCAGCCAGCCGATATCGTCACCGAAAATCTGCTGCGTCAGCTCTTTCGAATTCTTCGAGGCGGCAATGGCGATGATCGCGTCCGGATGCATGTGGTCGACATGATCGTAAGGCACGAAACCGTGCAGCGGCGTATCTATGGAAGCCGCGCGCGGATTGAGGTTGAAGGTGCAATGCGGCAGGAAGCCGACCATGCGGTCTTCATCCTCGACACCCTTGTAAATGCCCTTCAGCGCTTCCAGCTTGTCGAGATAAAGCGTCGCAAAACCATCGAGCTTGATGGTGCCGACATCACCGCCGGAGCCTTTGACCCACATGACGCGGACCTTCTCGCCGGTCAGCGGATCGGTTTCCAACACCTTTGCGGAGGTATTGCCGCCGCCATAATTGGTGATGCGCTTGTCCGCACCCAGCAGATTGGAGCGATAAAGCAGCTTGCCGGGCTCATCGAGCGTTCTGGCATAGGCGTCGTCCCAACGGCTTTCGAGAAGGCGGGATTTTCCCGTCATGTCTTCCTCCCAATATCTGTCTGCATTCGCGGAGCCGATACCGGCCCGCCTCCTTTGACGGCAGATATCGCGCATCCAAAAGCATAATGTCAATCAAAAACGATCATAAATTTTCATGTTGCAGCGCGATATTGATTAATTTGATCGTTCTTGATTGACAACGTAAAGAGATTGCGAATAATCACAATCAGGAGGACCCCATGCACGAACGCGAACGCCATCGCATCATCTTGAGCGCCACGCAGGAAAAAGCTGTCGTGACGGTGCAGGATATTGCCGAACTGACGGATGCGTCTGAAGCGACGATCCGCCGGGATATCGCGTCTCTGCATGTTCAGGGCAAATTGCGCCGCGTGCGCGGCGGGGCCGAAGCGGTGCATCCGCCGCAGCTCGGCAATCTGGCCGCAAGGCCGTTCCGCGTGTCCGAATCGGTCAATATCGACAAGAAACGCGCAATTGCGCGCAAGGCGGTCGATCTCTGCCACGATGGCGACGCGATCATCCTGAATGGCGGCACGACCACATTCCAGATGGTGCATTACATGGCAGCGCGACGCCTGCAGGTCATGACCAATTCTTTCGCCATCGCCGAGCATCTGGTCAAGCATTCCAAATGCAATGTCAGCGTTCCGGGCGGCGCGATCTATCGGGATCAGAGCCTTATCCTCTCGCCTTTCGAGAATGATGCGATCCGCAATTTTTATGCGCGTCGGATTTTTCTCGGTGCGCAAGGCGTGGGCGCACTCGGCATCATGGAATCCGACGCACTGGTTATCCAGAGCGAGCAGAAGCTGATGCGGCAGGCGGAAGAGCTGATCGTCATGGTCGATTCTTCGAAATTCAGAAAGCGATCCAGCCTCATTTTATGCCCGCTCGAAAATGTCTCGACCATCATTACCGATGACGGGATTTCCGATGAGGCGGCGAGGATGGTGGAAGATGCCGGCGTCGAATTGCTGGTCGTCGGCGCGGTGAGGGATGGCAAGACAGCCGCCCCACCGGATGAAGAGGATTCTTCTTCGGTCGCCTGAGGAGCACCGGAGGGAGGAAAAGGTTCAAAACGGGAGGAAAAGGGACATGAAACTTACACGCAGAACATTGACGAGCGCTCTGGCGCTCAGCGCGGCGCTCTCCGTCGCAGGACTGGGCAGCGTTGCCCAGGCCGCCGATGTGAAGATCGCACTTGTGGTCAAATCGCTCGGCAACGGCTTTTTCGAAGCCGCCAACAAGGGCGCGCAGGAAGCAGCAAAAGACCTCGGCGGCGTCGAGATCATCTATACCGGCCCGACCAGCACCACGGCGGAAGGCCAGATCGAAGTCATCAATTCGCTGATCGCGCAGGGCGTAGACGCCATCGCCATTTCCGCCAATGACCCCGACGCCGTGGTTCCCGCACTGAAAAAGGCGGCACAGCGCGGCATCAAGGTCATCTCCTGGGATTCGGGCGTCGCACCGGAAGGCCGCATTCTCCAGCTTAATCCCTCTTCCAACGCGCTGATCGGCAAGATGTGCCTGCAGCTTGCGGCATCGCATCTGGAAGGCGGCAAGGGCGATTTCGCCATTCTTTCGGCCACCACCACCTCCACGAACCAGAATATCTGGATCGATGAGATGAAGAAGCAGCTGAAGGATTTCCCCGGCCTCAACCTTGTCACCACGGTTTACGGCGACGATCTGGCCGACAAGAGCTACCGCGAAGCGCAGGGC
This portion of the Agrobacterium tumefaciens genome encodes:
- a CDS encoding DeoR/GlpR transcriptional regulator, coding for MHERERHRIILSATQEKAVVTVQDIAELTDASEATIRRDIASLHVQGKLRRVRGGAEAVHPPQLGNLAARPFRVSESVNIDKKRAIARKAVDLCHDGDAIILNGGTTTFQMVHYMAARRLQVMTNSFAIAEHLVKHSKCNVSVPGGAIYRDQSLILSPFENDAIRNFYARRIFLGAQGVGALGIMESDALVIQSEQKLMRQAEELIVMVDSSKFRKRSSLILCPLENVSTIITDDGISDEAARMVEDAGVELLVVGAVRDGKTAAPPDEEDSSSVA
- the rhaS gene encoding rhamnose ABC transporter substrate-binding protein — translated: MKLTRRTLTSALALSAALSVAGLGSVAQAADVKIALVVKSLGNGFFEAANKGAQEAAKDLGGVEIIYTGPTSTTAEGQIEVINSLIAQGVDAIAISANDPDAVVPALKKAAQRGIKVISWDSGVAPEGRILQLNPSSNALIGKMCLQLAASHLEGGKGDFAILSATTTSTNQNIWIDEMKKQLKDFPGLNLVTTVYGDDLADKSYREAQGLLSSQPNVKVIVAPTTVGVLAASQAVKDAGKIGQVYVTGLGLPSEMAGAIKSGATKEFAIWNPIDLGYSATQIAYRLVKGETDGKPGSEIEAGRMGKIKVGENSEAAMADPFVYDAKNIDQFSKIF